The following is a genomic window from Pedobacter sp. KBS0701.
AAATTACGAAACTTTAAGCGGCAGTAGCAAAGGAAGAGCAGAGTTGTTGAGCAATAACGCATTACAAAGTTCTTCAGGTGTAAAATCTTATCAGTTTGCGGAAAGGGTAAATGTTAACCTTAATCCTGCAAATTCAGGACATTGGGATCAAACAATACATGGCAGAATTTGGCGCTTAGGCATCCATGGCGTTAATGCATATTCCATTTACCTGACTTTTAATTCCCTGAAACTATCAAAAGACGTAACGCTGTTCGTATATAACAAAGGTTTAAGGCAGTTCAGAAAGTATAATCAAAAAAACAATGTAAGCAGTCACATCTCATTGGCTCCCGTTTCCGGAGATACAATAATGCTGGAATTGAATATACCTAATGGTGTAACTGATTATGGGGGTATTCAATTATCCAAAGTATATTTAGATAGAACCGGTATTTTTAAAACAGGAACCAAAAAAGTTTCTGCAAGTACCGAGGCTTATTGCGATCAAAATATAAATTGTGAAAATGGCATTAATTGGTTAACCGACAAAAGGGCTGTATGTAAAATTATTACCGATGGCAATCTAAGCTCGGGTACACTTATCGGTAATACATCAAAAGATAAGCAACCATATCTTCTAACATCTTTTCATACTATTTTCGATGAAAGCCATGCAGAAGAATCTGTGTTTATATTTAATTATGAGTATGATTGCGAACAAACATCGATCAGCGACGACCAGACCATTTCTGGTGCTAAACTTGTGGCTGCAGCTGATAAACTTGACTTTTCCCTGCTCAAACTTAATGAAGTGCCTCCAGCCTCTTTTCATCCTTATTACGCCGGTTGGGATGTAAGGGAGGTTCAACCCGAAGCTGGTGTTTGCATTCATCATCCTGGTGGCAGGTATAAACAGATTGCTATAACTTATAATCGGCTTAATTCGGCAACGTTCAATTCGGATTATAAAGCCAATTCTTCATGGCAGGTTGTTAAATGGAATATTGGTACTACTGAGCCCGGTTCTTCCGGAGCTCCGCTATACAACCAACAGCATAGGTTGGTGGGTAATTTAACGGGTGGCTATTCTTCCTGCAATTCACAAGGTAGCGATTATTTTAATAAGTTAAGTGTTTCTTATACTTCCAGGGCAAAAATAGGAAATAAGCTGATCGAATTGCTTGATCCTGTACACCTTGGGGCAAGTTTTATGGAGGGCTACGATCCTTATGGGTTTAATGCTGAACAATGTGATACGGTGTCTCATATCAGAGTTAAGGAGAAGACAGCTTACAGCCTGACCGAAAGGCCTTCTGATTACTTATTGGGAAATGCTTCTGTTATGTTTGCCGAGAAATTCACCACGCCAGGCTACTTGCTTTTGCCAGGTTTTTACTTAAATATTGCGCGGTTAGGAACTTTTAATCAAACTTCCAATATAAAAGTAAAGATATGGGGCGGCGGAAGCCTGCCCGGGCAGGAGATTTATACAAAGAACATTTTTTTGAAAGAATTAAAGGCTGGGTCGGTCAATTATATTTTGCTTGATTCTGTTCTAAAGTTAACCTCGGGCTTCTATATTGGCTACCAATTAATGGATGATAACCATAATGGGTTCGCAGTATATCATTCTGCAAATCGTGGTAAAACAGGTCCGTCGACAATGTATGTCTATGATGGTGCCTGGCACAATATTAATTCAATTGACAAAATTGATTACTCCGCTTCTATGTCAATTGGCATCGTTGAGTGTTACGGCAAAACAGATGAATTGCGGTCTGATGCTTTATTGCTGTTTCCTAATCCATGTAGTCAATATATAAATATTAATGTGCCCTTAACGTTTGCTATTGAGGGAGTAGATTGTTATGATATGAGTGGCCGCAAGCATGTTGTAGATTATCAACCATCCGAAGTATTCAAGCGTGTTTACTTTAATCTTTCGCCAGGGTTATATATACTGGTTGTTAAGGGCTCGGGGCTGCAACTGTCATCCAAATTTATTGTGGCCAACTAATCCAGCCTTCCATAGCAATTTCTATGGTGCATTATACCTTATTTAACAGGACTTTATTGCGTTGTAGGTACTTATCAGAACAGATACTCATTGACACGGGAGAATTAGCGTACTTTTTGATATGCCTATAAAACTTAAAAAGCTGTAAATCATAGATTTACAGCTTTTTAAAGGTTTTGATTTTAATACTTGTAGCCCGTAGGGGAATCGAACCCCTGTTTCCAGAATGAAAATCTGGCGTCCTCACCCCTAGACGAACGGGCCATTAATCTGAGTTTTGATCTTGGAGTCTTTAGTTTGGAGAAACTCCCAACTTAATACTCTCAACTCCCAACTTCTTGGTAGCGGGGACACGACTCGAACGTGCGACCTTCGGGTTATGAGCCCGACGAGCTACCAACTGCTCCACCCCGCACGCTATACAACTCGTTTTTTTCTTTGAATTAAATCCTTAACTCTGTTTCCGAATTGGAATGCAAAGATATAATTCGTTTCTTTGTGCTGCAAATTTTTTTTAAAAAATATTTTAATGGCGCATAAAGCAGGTTTTGTTAGTATAATAGGTAAACCAAATGTAGGTAAATCCACCCTCATGAATGTGCTTGTAGGCGAGCGACTTAGCATTATCACTCCTAAGGCACAAACCACAAGACACCGCATTCTAGGGATTGTAAATGAAGAAGAATATCAGATCGTTTTTTCTGATACTCCGGGTATAATTAAACCAAAATACAGTTTACAGGAGAGCATGATGAGCTTTGTTAACGGATCTTTAACTGATGCAGATGTGCTTTTGTTTGTAACCGATATCAATGAAGCGCACGATGAAGAGGATGTGCTGGAGAAAATCCTGAACCGGGATATTCCAACAATTGTACTGATTAATAAAATTGATAAAGCACTACAGGAACAGGTTGATGAGAAGATTGCTTACTGGCAGGAAAAGTTAAATCCAGTTGCTATTTACGCAATTTCAGCTTTACATAAACATAATGTAGACGGGTTGTTGGATCGTGTGCTCGAAATGTTGCCGGAACACCCACCATATTACGATAAAGAAGATTTAACCGACCGCTCTGAGCGTTTCTTTGTTTCGGAGATTATCCGCGAAAAAATCTTCCTTAATTACCAGAAAGAAATTCCTTACAGTACCGAAGTTATTGTAAAGAGTTTTAAAGAAGAGGAAATGAAAAATGGCAAAGGCGCCATGATCAGGATTACGGCAGAAATTATCGTAGAACGCGATTCGCAGAAGAACATTTTAATTGGTACTGGTGGAAGTATGCTGAAAAAGGTAGGTACTGAAGCACGTTTAGAGATTGAGAAATTTTTAGACAGTAAGGTTTTTCTGGAAATGTTTGTAAAAGTAATTCCCGACTGGAGAAGTAAAAAGAATTATTTAAAAAGCTTCGGTTACGATAATTAACTGTACCTTTGCAGCCCGAAATGAATCGGTTAGTAGTTGATAGTCAATGGCTGATAGCCAAATAGTTTTAGCAGCTTGCCTGAACACCACGACCATTAACTATAAGCCATTAACTATCAAAAGAACACTATGAGTAATATTATAGCCATCGTAGGCAGGCCAAACGTAGGCAAGAGCACCCTTTTTAATAGACTAACCGAAAGCCGTAAGGCAATTGTAGATGATATCAGCGGTGTAACCCGCGACAGGCATTATGGAGTAGGTGAGTGGACCGACAGACAATTTACCGTAATCGATACCGGTGGTTATGTAGCCAACTCAGAAGATGTTTACGAAGCTGCCATCCGCGAGCAGGTAATGATTGCTATCGAAGAGGCCAGTGTTTTAATCTTTATGGTGGATGTAACAACAGGCATTACCGATTTAGATGATGATATTGCCCAGGTATTGCGCAGAAGTAATAAGCCCGTTTATGTTTGTGCAAATAAGGTAGATAATACCGCTTTATATAACGAAATCCATACTTTTTATGGTTTTGGATTAGGAGAAGTATATCCTCTGTCATCAATGACTGGTTCCGGAACAGGAGAGTTATTGGATGAGGTGGTTAAAAATTTCGAAGATATTCCGGAAGAAGAAAACCAACTGCCTAAAATTACCATTGCTGGTCGCCCGAATGTGGGTAAATCTTCTTTGGTTAATGCATTAATTGGTAAAGAGCGTAATATCGTTACTGCAAATGCAGGTACAACCCGCGATTCAATTAAAATCCATTATAATCAATTCGGTCATGAGTTCATGCTGATCGATACTGCAGGATTACGGAAAAAAACAAAGGTTAAAGAAAATCTGGAGTTTTATTCCGTAATGCGTACTATCAAAGCTTTAGAAGAAGCTGACGTGGTGGTGTTAATGATCGACGCCGTAGAAGGAATTGAAAGTCAGGATATCAATATTTTCCACCTGGCCGAGAAGAACAAAAAAGGTATCGTAATTCTGGTAAACAAATGGGATTTAATTGAAAAAAATACCCAAACCATGAAAGCTTTCGAAGAGCAGATTCATGAGCGTATCCGTCCGTTTACTGATGTGCCGATCATTTTCACCTCTGTATTAAACAAGCAACGTATTTTTAAAGCAATAGAAGCGGCTTTAGAAGTTTATAAAAACCGGTGCAAGAAAATTCCTACATCTAAATTAAATGATGTAATGTTGCCACTGATCGAGAAATTCCCACCACCGGCATTAAAAGGAAAACACATTAAGATTAAATATATCACCCAGATTAATGCTACTTCGCCAATGTTTGCCTTTTTCTGCAACTTGCCACAGTACATTAAAGATCCGTATAAACGTTTCATCGAGAATAAATTAAGAGAAAACTTCGATTTTTCCGGTGCACCGATCCAGATTTATTTCAGACAGAAATAAGGTAAGGTTGAAGGTTTAAAGGTGGAGGGCGTAAGGTCGATATGCCTAAAAAACCAATCTATTAAAAACAGGGCTGCATTCCATAACAGCCCTGTTTTATTTTAATCGACCGTCATTTCGACCGTAGTGGAGAAATCTTTGAACTGTCCAATAACATAATTTAAAGATTTCTTCATTTCGCTGTACTCCATTCGAAAGGACGATCCTCCTTATCAGTGGTCAGAAAATACCCCTACCTTTGCTTCATGCAATTACAAGTACAAAATAGCCAGTCAGCTGACATCAATACCATTTTCGATTTTTACGATATGGCCATTGCCCATCAAAAGAAAGTATTTAATAAACACTGGCAGGGCTTTAGCAGAGAAATGGTACAAACCGAGATTGATGAAAGCCGTCAGTATAAAATCCTGGTAGATGGCGTTTTTGCCTGTGTTTTTGCTGTTACGTTTAACGATCCGTTGATCTGGGGAGAACGAGATCATGATGCGATATATATCCATAGAATTGTAACCAATCCTGAATTTAGAGGTTATTTTTTTGTGAAAGAAATCATCAAATGGGCTAAAGATTACGCAACAAAGAACGACATTAAATTTATCAGAATGGATACCTGGGCGGATAACGAAAAACTGCTCGATTATTATACGGGTTGTGGTTTTGATTATGTTGGGGTAGTAACTATGGAAAAAACCGACGGGCTACCAAAGCACTATGAGGGAATCAGCTTAAGTTTGTTTGAGATTGTGCTGTAGCGCATTTCAAAGGTGCATCAAGGTGGCTCGTAACGAAATTTATGCTGTGATAAAATCATCAATATCTAGCGAGACGCTAAGACTAGAGGGTAGTCGTCCTGCTGAACTTGTTTTATTAGTAGTATTTATGATTTTAAAGGCCTAATAGCTACTTCGTGGTCAGCATCTTTCATATAAAAATAACCTTGTTGGGTAGATCCTGAAATAAATTACCTTCGGTGAGCTCGCTCAAGGCTCGGTTTACTTCGTAGCTTTCCGCTTCGCTACAGGTCAGGATAACGGTAACTACGTAGATTTTTATTCAGACATATTTATAATCCGAGTTGGTAAAACTTATTTCAACTCAATCTTCCAGCTTAACATATCATCTACTTCTCCAATATGGATAAAGTTGTTTTTTTCTAAAATAGAATAAGAGGCTACATTGTCTTTTGTAGTGGCGGCATAAACCGATTTCACTTTAGGTTGTTCCTTTGCCCATTCGATGATTCTGCCCACAGCCTCTGTCATAAATCCCCGACCTCGAAATTCTTCGTAAGTACCGTAACCGATTTCGATTTCGCCATTTGGATCTGGCTCGCCAATAAAACAAATATCGCCTACCATTCTATGATCGGGTTTGGATATGATGGTCCATAAAGTATGGCATAGATAATCTTTATCCTTATCAAAAACATTAGGTAAAATCGTTTGTTCCAAAGCCTCTTGAAGCGAAGGAGAAATGTTTTTCTTGGTTGGTAGAAGGCCAAACTCTTGTTCTAAAGAATGATCATCTTTAATATATTTTAAAAGCTGATCGTGCGTTAATGGTTTTAAAATGAGGCGTTCTGTTTCTATCATGCTTGAGTTTGTTATATAGACTATATAAAACTTTGGGTTTTGAATAAGCAAAATTTTACAATAAGCTTTTATTGAAAAACGACGTCCTGGATTTTTTCAAATACCGAACATAATTAATAAACCTTTATTACCTGGCCCGATACAATGCCCAGCACACTTTTCTCATAAGCTTTAACCACTTTCTCCATGGCAACCGGAATTTCCCCGGGAAAAGAATCGAAATAAGCAGGAGAATCTTCAACTACGTTAGGACTAATAGCGTTGATACGAACTCCATTTTCAAGTTCTGGAGCAGCAGCCATAACAAATGCATTTAAACCTCCGTTTATGGTGCTCAGTGCTGATCCCGCAGCAACAGGATTTTCTGCCAATATTCCAGAAGTTAGTGTAAATGAACCGCCTTTATTAATGTAATGCTGACCGATAAGCACCAGGTTAACCTGACCCAATAGTTTATCCAGCAAGCCACCCTTAAATACTTCACCCGTCATCTGATTTACAGGCGCAAAGGGACCTTTACCGCTCGTACTGATCAGGGCATCGAAAGCCCCGATTTGCTCAAACATATTTTTAACCGATGTTTCACTGGTAATATCTACCTGGACATCGCCTTTAGTATTTCCTACACGGATGACCTCGTGTTTTGGTGCAAAACCTTCAGCCACCTTTCTGCCAAGTGTGCCTGTTGCACCAACAATTATTATTTTCATTTAAACCTCTTTAATATGGATATCACTAATATCGTTTTAAACATCAGAGTTTATCGAAATGTTTGTAGATCATCAATCCTGCAATACCATTTCGGCTTTAAGGTCGGTAATCAAGAGGTCGATATGCATTTGCGTAACATTTGGCATGCAGATGATATGCGAATTTCCCTGCTCTGCTGCTAGCTGCCATTTTTTGCAGATGCTGGCAGATGGTGTAGGAAAGTTTACAGTAATGGCATTCGCATTTCGCCATGCAGCAATACCTAGCGCTTTAAGTTTTTGTTCAGTATAAGCTGCAGTTGCTAGGCTGTGTATGGCTCTGCTCTTTAAACCCGCTATGCCCAAACGTTTAATGGTATGCCATAAAAATAGAGGGCTATGTCCATTTCTGGATCCCGTAATAGTGGTGTCAACACTTCCGATGTAAGCAACCGAACGGGCAATCCGATCACGGTTCGATTTTTTGGCCACCACGACCCCACAAGGCATGGGCGAGCCGAAAAACTTATGGCCGCTAATGGCAATGCTGTCGGCACCATCTTCAAAATCGAATGCTGGCCTTGGTTCAATCAGTGCGCTGTAGGTACCAGAAAGTGCCGCATCAGCGTGGATATAATAGTGTTGGATAGCCAGTTTTTTTAAGATGGCTTTAATTTTGGCCACATCATCACGTGCCTCGGTCATGGTAGTGCCAATATTGGCCATAATAATAACAGGCATGTGGCGGTTCATTCTAATGGTGTGCTCAAGGTCTTCGTAATCGATTTCTCCGTTGTCTTGCGTGCGGATAACGATGTTTGACATATTGAGTAAATGCAGGTTCTTTTGCACGCTATAATGTGTAGCTTCAGAATAATAAACCATTCCCTTTGGGTGTAACTCGCGGGCAAGGTACAAGCCATAGAGATTACCCTCTGAGCCACCATTCGTAACGTAACCCCACCAATTATCAGCTGGTGCGCGAAAAAGTTCGGCAAAAAACCGGACTACTTCTTTTTCCAGCTCCCGGGAGCCAACGCCATAGGTAGAAGTAACGAAAGGATCGCCCAGGTTGTTCATCGGGTATTTTAAAAAATCAGAAAGTGACTGGTAATCAAAATCTTTAGATACCGGATAACCTAAAAATAAATCGGTTTGCTCCTTAACCTTTTCTAAAAGGTTGTCCAATACTCGTTGATCTTTTGCTGCTAACCTCGCTTCCATAATATGATATGATTTGAAGACAAAATTAATCAAAACAAAATATAGTATTAGTTAATGTTTTTTAATTGAAATATTATGTTGTTTTATGCTGATTTTTCGAAATTTAAAATTTATTTAGCTGCTTGATTTAGCCTCAATAAAGTATAAAATATGGCTATTGAAGGTTAAGAAGTGCTTGTCTTACCGCATTGTCTGTCTGGTTTGCGGCCTTATAATAACCAACATCGCCCAGATAATAGCGACAAAGCAAAGCTTTAAGGTCATTTAAAATCACATTTTTCGAATTGTACAGTTGAAAACGATCTATTGCTATGTTTTTGCGTTGAAGAAATCCGATGAAGTCCTTAAAGTCGTTATCGTTTATGGTGAAGATATTGATATTCTGTTCTACAAAACTGGCACTGTACTTATTGGTGAGTACATTAAACACGTAGTCAGAAAGTATTTTCTTACTTACCAGATTACTGTAAAACTTATTATAGCCATTTGTATCTAATTTCACAAATATATCTGGCTGGATCCCGCCAATTCGTTTAACTTTTTTGTTAGGCTGAATATTTACACCTTCAGTTTTCTCAATAGAATCCTGGAAAGAGGTACGGTCTCCTGTGAGCTCTCCATCCGTCATCCGTTCGTCTAATTCATGTTTATAAGCATCATAACCTTTTTTGTATGATTTTTGGATACTCCGACCGGATGGCGTATAATATCTTGCAATGGTTAAGTTCAATGCAGAGCCATCGCCAAAAGCAAATTGCTCTTGTACCAGGCCTTTGCCAAAAGAGCGGCGGCCAACGATAATCCCACGTCCTAAATCCTGGATGGCTCCTGCTACAATTTCACTTGCTGAAGCAGTATTTTCATTAATCAGCACAGCCAACTTCCCATTTTGAAAAGACCCGGTACCAGTAGAAAAATAATCGGTGCGTGGCTCATGCTTGCCTTGTGTATACACAATGAGTTTGTTCTCGCCCAAAAACTGATCGGCGAGGCCCGTCGCCGCTGTAAAATAACCACCTCCATTATCGCGCAGGTCAAGAATCAGTTTTTTCATGCCCTTTGCTTTAAGATTATTGGCTGCAGCAGAAAAATCGTTATCCGTATTGGCGCCAAACTTACTTATCCGAACATAACCAGTTTCGTTGTTAATCATGTAGGCCGCATCAATACTGCTTACGTTTACCTTACCACGGGTAACCATAATGCGGTTACTTTGTGGCGCTCCCGGGTGTAAAAGCACTACACTCACGCCCGTACCGGATTTGCCTTTAAAACGACCTGTAAGTTGATCTTTGGGTAGGTTTCGGCCACTTACTACTGCAGTATCAATACTCAGGATCTTATCGCCCAATTTAATTCCCGCCTGGTATGCTGGTCCATCTTTAACCACACCGGTAACCATCATGGTATCGTTAAGCATGTAATATTCTATGCCTACACCTTCAAAATTTCCTTCCAGGTTATCAGTCATCTCTTGCGCATCAGTTGGTGGCAAGTAAACACTGTGTGGATCGAGTTGGTGTAAAACACTATCGATAGGTAAATTTTGAAGCGAATCGGTATTGATATCATCAACGTAATTGCCGTTGATGATGTGTAAGATTTCGTTTAATTTTTCGTCGCTGTTATTGGCTAGTTGAGGACTTCTTTTAACGCCAAAGCCTTGATCTTTAATGAATTTTATACCCAAAAACATACCTGCTATTAAAATAACAGAATAGCTTACAGCGATCAGTATGTTGTTACGGGTATTTTTTTTCATTGGCGTTATTGCAAATTTATGAAAATTAGCGAGTTGATATATTTTTTAACTGCATTTTCATGTCTTTTGTTTATAATATTTAACATTAATTAACGCAAAGAATAGAATGATTGAAATTTGTGAGCGATATTTTTGATTTTTTAGCGTAGAATTTAAAAAGAATTTACCGAATTTTATCAAAATTATATTTATGAACAGAGTTACCGAGCAAGAATCTAACTATAACCACATTGATCAGATGTCGGTGTTGGAAGTTTTGCAGGGCATTAATAACGAAGATAAAACTGTAGCTTTTGCAGTCGAAAAATCTTTGCCTCAGATCGAAAAATTAACATCGGCCGTTGCCGAAAGGATGAAAAGAGGTGGTCGTCTCTTTTACATCGGTGCAGGTACAAGTGGTCGTTTAGGTGTGGTAGATGCTTCAGAGTGCCCGCCTACTTACGGTGTTCCTTTTGATTGGGTTGTAGGAATTATTGCTGGTGGAGATACGGCCATTAGAAGAGCAGTAGAATTTGCTGAAGATGACGCCGGACAAGCCTGGAAAGATCTTCAGGAATTTGGGATTAATGAGAAAGATTGTTTGGTTGGTCTGGCGGCGTCAGGTACTACGCCTTATGTAATCGGTGGATTAAACACCGCACGTAAGTATGGCATTTTAACTGGCTGCATTGTTTGTAATGCAGGCGGACCTATTGCTGCAGAATCGGATTTTCCGGTTGAAGTGGTGGTTGGCCCTGAATTTATTACCGGCTCCACCCGCATGAAATCCGGTACGGCGCAGAAAATGGTATTAAATATGTTAAGCACTACTGTTATGGTTCAGCTGGGACGTGTAGTTGGCAATAAAATGGTCGATATGCAGTTAACTAACCATAAACTGGTCGATAGAGGTACACAAATGGTTGCCGATGAACTGAATATCGGTTATGATGAGGCGGCCGAATTGCTGAACCGTTATGGAAGTGTACGTAGAGCCGTGGAAGCAGGACACTAAGAAATGATAGAAGGATGGATTGAGTGAATGAAAGAATTAGTGATTGATAGCATGTAAGAGTAGCATTAATCATTCCCTCATTCAAAACTCGCTCATTCAATAATTAGAAAATATGCACGAAATTGAGCCTTATTACCAGTGGAGAGATGATTATATTTCGGCAGAAGATGAGCGTTCGCCATTTTATAATACCGAATATTCAGAACTTTACTTCGATAAGCAGATTTATAACTTTTTATTGCATCCGCAATGGGATGAGTTTGGTTCGAATACACTGTACATGAAGGTATTATATGCCGACTACGACAGAAGTTATGCCATTATCGAATTTATCGGCGAGTGGAACGATGCCATTAACAACGATATTATGCTGATGAAGCGCGATATTTTAGAGCTGATGATGGACGAAGGCATTAATAAGTTTATCCTGATAGGAGAAAATGTACTTAATTTTCACGCTTCAGATGATAGTTATTACGAAGAATGGTTTCAGGAAGTAGAAGATGGCTGGATTGTTGGGGTAAATTTTCAGGAGCATGTGATCAGCGAATTTCGCGATAATAGCATCGATTATTACATTAACTTTGGCGGTGCATTTGATAATCTGCCATGGCGTACATTAAAACCGTTACAATTCTTTAAAAAAGTTGAAGAACTGTTGACAAAAAGATTGAACTAAAATATTATCTTTATCTTACGAGATAATTTAAAGAAAGAGATTAACAAGGCAAAGCTTAATCATTAATAATTATGAATATTTCAGTAACTCAGTTATATGCACTTTTAAGCGAAAAGCTAGATAAGGATGTTGCCGAAAATTTAACAAGTTATATTGAGTCTAAAGTTGATAAAACAGTTGTAGATAAAACTGCACATTTAGCCTCAAAAGAAGATTTGGCAAATACAAAAACAGACATGATAAAATGGTTTGTTGGGTTATTCATAGCTTTAGCATTAATGATAATCGGACTTTATTTCAAATAAAAACTAATAAATACACAAAAAATTAAATGGAACAACAAAATTATCAATATCAGGACAACAGTGTTTTCGTTCAGGAACGATCTGTTTCTAAAAAATTCTTTGCCAACGTTTTCTTATGGATGTTTGTGGCGTTAAGTTTATCGACAGTGGCAGCGTATTTATTTGGTACTAATGAGCAATTGATGCAATACCTTTTAAATATTAATCCCTCAACTGGAAAAGTGAGCATGTCGATTTTCGGTTATATAGCGATGTTTGCACCACTCGGATTGGTTTTATTAATGGGATTCGGTTTAAGCAGATTATCATTGCCAGCATTAATTGGCGTTTTTGTACTTTATTCAGTATTAACTGGAGTGAGTTTAAGTTTTATCTTGTTAACTTATACTTCAGGCTCAGTGGTGAGTTGTTTTGCTGGAGCTGCCGGAATATTTGGAATTATGGCATTTATGGGTTATACAACCAATATCGATCTAAGTAAATTTGGGCCAATTTTAATGGTTGGCGTAATTGGTTTAGTGATTGCCAGTGTAATAAATATGTTTGTTCAAAGCGAACAGTTCAGTTTGTTTATGGCATTCATTGGTATTGCCATATTTACGGCATTAACGGCTTACGATGTGCAAAAAATAAAAAGAATTGGCGAAGGGATCGAAGCTAGCGGCGAACAGGTTCTTCAGATTGAATCTAAAAAAATGGCTATTGTAGCTGCACTGTCCTTATACTTAGATTTCTTAAATATCTTCCTTTTCTTATTACGCATTTTCGGAAGCAGAAAGTAATGAATAAGTTTGTCGCAGTTGTTAGCTTCATCTTAATTGGCGCTTGTATACAGGCGATAACTAAATCTTTTATAACCGAAAATATCTATATTGTAAGTTCCGTAGGTGGAATTTGGTTGGCGTATATAGTAATTTTGTATAATAAAAAATATGGAAAAAAGGTAGTCTGCTGATTTTAAAAACAGAACAATATTCTTAAGGCTGCGCAGTTTTGCGTGGCCTTTGTAATTTTATTTGGTTGCAAGGCGATAAATTTTGGAATTGATGTTGCTTTGTTGCATTTTTGTATGCTTATTAAGAAAGACGGAGGGATTAGACCCAACGAAGTCTTAGCAACCTGTAACCTACAAGGTGCTAAATTCTATTCTGCAAATAGCGGAAACAGATAAGTTTAGGATTACGATTCACGTACCAACTTTTTAGATAAGCCTTTTAGGATGTAATAATGTATAATGGAGGATGTATGATGTGTCTTGCCATTTTCCATTTTCCATCCCACATTTTACACAACAAATGGGTATAAGAGAAGA
Proteins encoded in this region:
- the der gene encoding ribosome biogenesis GTPase Der; protein product: MSNIIAIVGRPNVGKSTLFNRLTESRKAIVDDISGVTRDRHYGVGEWTDRQFTVIDTGGYVANSEDVYEAAIREQVMIAIEEASVLIFMVDVTTGITDLDDDIAQVLRRSNKPVYVCANKVDNTALYNEIHTFYGFGLGEVYPLSSMTGSGTGELLDEVVKNFEDIPEEENQLPKITIAGRPNVGKSSLVNALIGKERNIVTANAGTTRDSIKIHYNQFGHEFMLIDTAGLRKKTKVKENLEFYSVMRTIKALEEADVVVLMIDAVEGIESQDINIFHLAEKNKKGIVILVNKWDLIEKNTQTMKAFEEQIHERIRPFTDVPIIFTSVLNKQRIFKAIEAALEVYKNRCKKIPTSKLNDVMLPLIEKFPPPALKGKHIKIKYITQINATSPMFAFFCNLPQYIKDPYKRFIENKLRENFDFSGAPIQIYFRQK
- the era gene encoding GTPase Era, with protein sequence MAHKAGFVSIIGKPNVGKSTLMNVLVGERLSIITPKAQTTRHRILGIVNEEEYQIVFSDTPGIIKPKYSLQESMMSFVNGSLTDADVLLFVTDINEAHDEEDVLEKILNRDIPTIVLINKIDKALQEQVDEKIAYWQEKLNPVAIYAISALHKHNVDGLLDRVLEMLPEHPPYYDKEDLTDRSERFFVSEIIREKIFLNYQKEIPYSTEVIVKSFKEEEMKNGKGAMIRITAEIIVERDSQKNILIGTGGSMLKKVGTEARLEIEKFLDSKVFLEMFVKVIPDWRSKKNYLKSFGYDN
- a CDS encoding short chain dehydrogenase — its product is MKIIIVGATGTLGRKVAEGFAPKHEVIRVGNTKGDVQVDITSETSVKNMFEQIGAFDALISTSGKGPFAPVNQMTGEVFKGGLLDKLLGQVNLVLIGQHYINKGGSFTLTSGILAENPVAAGSALSTINGGLNAFVMAAAPELENGVRINAISPNVVEDSPAYFDSFPGEIPVAMEKVVKAYEKSVLGIVSGQVIKVY
- a CDS encoding trypsin-like peptidase domain-containing protein; this encodes MKLICNCFLVLLSILLCSYCAVAQTYNDAIPMSLAAGIKPLENYETLSGSSKGRAELLSNNALQSSSGVKSYQFAERVNVNLNPANSGHWDQTIHGRIWRLGIHGVNAYSIYLTFNSLKLSKDVTLFVYNKGLRQFRKYNQKNNVSSHISLAPVSGDTIMLELNIPNGVTDYGGIQLSKVYLDRTGIFKTGTKKVSASTEAYCDQNINCENGINWLTDKRAVCKIITDGNLSSGTLIGNTSKDKQPYLLTSFHTIFDESHAEESVFIFNYEYDCEQTSISDDQTISGAKLVAAADKLDFSLLKLNEVPPASFHPYYAGWDVREVQPEAGVCIHHPGGRYKQIAITYNRLNSATFNSDYKANSSWQVVKWNIGTTEPGSSGAPLYNQQHRLVGNLTGGYSSCNSQGSDYFNKLSVSYTSRAKIGNKLIELLDPVHLGASFMEGYDPYGFNAEQCDTVSHIRVKEKTAYSLTERPSDYLLGNASVMFAEKFTTPGYLLLPGFYLNIARLGTFNQTSNIKVKIWGGGSLPGQEIYTKNIFLKELKAGSVNYILLDSVLKLTSGFYIGYQLMDDNHNGFAVYHSANRGKTGPSTMYVYDGAWHNINSIDKIDYSASMSIGIVECYGKTDELRSDALLLFPNPCSQYININVPLTFAIEGVDCYDMSGRKHVVDYQPSEVFKRVYFNLSPGLYILVVKGSGLQLSSKFIVAN
- a CDS encoding GNAT family N-acetyltransferase, producing the protein MIETERLILKPLTHDQLLKYIKDDHSLEQEFGLLPTKKNISPSLQEALEQTILPNVFDKDKDYLCHTLWTIISKPDHRMVGDICFIGEPDPNGEIEIGYGTYEEFRGRGFMTEAVGRIIEWAKEQPKVKSVYAATTKDNVASYSILEKNNFIHIGEVDDMLSWKIELK
- a CDS encoding N-acetyltransferase, with translation MQLQVQNSQSADINTIFDFYDMAIAHQKKVFNKHWQGFSREMVQTEIDESRQYKILVDGVFACVFAVTFNDPLIWGERDHDAIYIHRIVTNPEFRGYFFVKEIIKWAKDYATKNDIKFIRMDTWADNEKLLDYYTGCGFDYVGVVTMEKTDGLPKHYEGISLSLFEIVL